One region of Halohasta litchfieldiae genomic DNA includes:
- a CDS encoding HNH endonuclease family protein → MDDDLKKYIIDIIEPHKIEKVREIYNELVNSIYLVQIECGSEVSAFRLFESLNDKGLDLSAVDLVKNRVFMEANQNDSIDEERVKALWEDIMTIIRPEINQMYRFFTHYYMSIPSPEIKDNVSKNKLYDYVDELLSGELANNGISLEEMLEDMRTKAEVYVDIKNCEVSENFQKSRIQELNSKLRSTQIKNDRIRTLLLKIVIEYESADEVLEALNILEILNTRDKIAGRDSNTSRDRFWSKICSKMNQHDNPNMYLRRIAEQRSPNNTIMKERIINRDFKNNDFTKYILDRIEEEHYMRSSGNEKSVANRDTVDIEHIAPQRIGADKYDEWEKYLNCTKEEFQEYKKRIGNLTLLNDSLNQTASDNPFEQKRQIYKHKTDFLMTQAVAEEYDEWRIEQIKHRSEKMADIICEVWNMDNV, encoded by the coding sequence ATGGATGATGATTTAAAAAAATATATAATTGATATTATTGAACCTCACAAGATTGAGAAAGTACGTGAAATTTATAATGAGCTAGTCAATTCAATTTACCTAGTTCAGATTGAGTGTGGTAGTGAAGTTTCTGCATTCCGGCTTTTCGAGAGCTTGAACGATAAAGGGCTTGACCTCAGTGCTGTTGACTTGGTGAAGAATCGAGTGTTTATGGAAGCCAATCAAAATGATTCTATTGATGAAGAGAGAGTGAAGGCCCTCTGGGAAGATATAATGACTATCATTCGTCCTGAAATTAACCAGATGTATCGGTTCTTCACTCACTACTATATGTCCATACCTTCTCCCGAAATCAAAGATAACGTTTCCAAAAACAAACTCTATGACTATGTTGATGAGCTTCTATCTGGTGAATTAGCGAACAATGGTATTTCTCTTGAAGAGATGCTAGAGGATATGCGTACAAAAGCTGAAGTGTATGTTGATATCAAAAACTGTGAAGTCAGTGAGAATTTCCAGAAGAGTAGGATTCAGGAACTCAACTCAAAACTACGTTCAACGCAGATTAAGAATGACCGGATTCGAACTCTCTTACTGAAGATTGTCATTGAGTATGAGAGTGCTGATGAGGTTCTTGAAGCTCTCAACATCTTAGAGATATTGAATACACGAGATAAGATTGCAGGACGAGATTCGAACACTAGTCGTGATAGATTCTGGTCTAAAATATGTTCTAAGATGAATCAACATGATAATCCGAATATGTACTTACGACGGATTGCAGAACAACGGTCACCAAATAATACGATAATGAAGGAGCGGATTATTAATCGAGATTTCAAAAACAACGACTTTACGAAATACATTCTTGATAGAATTGAAGAAGAACACTATATGCGTTCTAGTGGGAATGAAAAATCGGTTGCTAATAGAGATACGGTAGATATTGAGCATATTGCTCCACAACGGATTGGTGCTGACAAATATGATGAATGGGAAAAATACCTTAACTGTACTAAAGAGGAATTCCAAGAGTACAAAAAGAGGATTGGGAATCTTACTCTGCTAAACGATAGTCTAAATCAAACTGCGTCAGATAATCCATTTGAACAAAAACGTCAAATTTACAAACATAAAACAGACTTCCTCATGACTCAAGCTGTTGCTGAAGAATACGATGAGTGGAGAATTGAACAAATTAAACACCGTAGTGAAAAGATGGCAGATATAATCTGTGAGGTTTGGAATATGGATAACGTTTGA
- a CDS encoding DNA methyltransferase produces MNTVRDNEVDKLKHQSNIGRLDDVSIHSWYRFVYAYSDRVITGLADEFGITQDDLILDPFNGTGTTTLAAKKLGIDAIGTDTSPASVLSARTKTNWDVDLDEFRKRRKELLDTLEPIFSQIGSGENKTLGDFSSSEEENEISLEKYDFTEPKKTPKGWLSEKPLKKMKVMKYHIEEMPDNDVTDLFKLAMIAILPEDVGNVRFGPEATRDRKQEGDKDVLLYFEQKLRQMEDDLEKVQQTTNKDDVVVGDVEIIRGDARQIGDQLREESTLLNSEKHEGEIDYLITSPPYPAEHDYTRNQRLELIWLNAADDNKDLQKIKKANIRSHTKNIYVADNEGEQVNIRENEHVDEIASKMEQYIIDEDISHGFGNYYPRVVEEYFAGMQHHFEQVYDIMSPGGKAAYVVGDSGSYWQFEIPTAKILKELAEERVGFVNAEIKLWRNMAATTADYDDVKENILVLSKPE; encoded by the coding sequence ATGAATACAGTCAGAGACAACGAGGTAGATAAGTTGAAGCACCAGAGCAATATCGGGCGGCTTGATGATGTTAGTATCCACAGTTGGTACAGATTCGTCTATGCGTATTCTGATAGAGTAATTACTGGGTTGGCTGATGAATTTGGAATCACACAAGATGACCTGATTTTAGACCCATTTAATGGAACAGGCACAACTACGCTAGCGGCCAAGAAATTAGGTATCGATGCTATTGGAACAGATACTAGTCCTGCAAGCGTTCTCTCTGCTCGAACTAAGACTAATTGGGATGTAGACCTTGACGAGTTCAGGAAAAGACGTAAGGAGCTTCTTGATACTCTTGAACCGATATTTAGTCAAATTGGTTCAGGAGAGAACAAAACATTAGGTGACTTTTCCAGCAGTGAAGAAGAGAATGAAATTTCTCTTGAAAAATATGATTTCACAGAGCCGAAGAAAACGCCGAAAGGTTGGCTCAGTGAAAAGCCGCTGAAGAAGATGAAGGTCATGAAATACCACATCGAGGAGATGCCCGATAATGATGTGACTGACCTCTTCAAATTGGCTATGATTGCTATTCTTCCAGAGGATGTCGGTAACGTTCGGTTTGGACCAGAAGCTACGCGTGACCGGAAACAAGAGGGTGATAAAGATGTCCTCCTGTATTTCGAACAGAAGCTCCGGCAAATGGAGGATGACTTAGAGAAAGTCCAACAGACCACCAATAAGGATGATGTCGTTGTTGGTGATGTTGAAATTATTCGTGGAGATGCGAGGCAAATTGGAGACCAGCTTCGAGAAGAATCTACTCTACTGAATAGTGAGAAACACGAAGGTGAGATTGACTATTTAATCACATCTCCACCGTATCCAGCAGAACATGATTACACTCGGAATCAGCGTCTTGAACTAATCTGGTTGAACGCTGCTGACGATAACAAAGACCTTCAGAAAATCAAGAAGGCGAATATCCGTTCACACACTAAGAATATCTACGTAGCTGATAATGAAGGTGAGCAAGTCAATATTCGAGAAAATGAGCACGTAGATGAAATCGCGTCTAAGATGGAGCAGTATATTATCGATGAGGATATTTCACATGGATTTGGAAATTACTATCCTCGTGTCGTCGAAGAGTATTTTGCAGGAATGCAACATCACTTCGAGCAGGTTTACGACATCATGTCACCGGGTGGAAAGGCGGCCTATGTTGTAGGTGACTCTGGTTCATATTGGCAGTTCGAGATTCCGACTGCGAAAATTCTCAAAGAACTTGCTGAAGAACGAGTCGGATTTGTTAATGCTGAAATCAAGCTCTGGAGAAACATGGCCGCAACCACAGCAGACTACGACGATGTTAAGGAAAATATTCTTGTTCTGAGTAAACCAGAATAG
- a CDS encoding TrmB family transcriptional regulator, which produces MSDTSDLDESLQTIMEWGKYEAAAYRVLVRYGPLEASDVVVRAEIPQGRVYDILNKLHSQDAVVKQGIQPTKWDAQNPRKLIEPNQRRFEEMAVEAIERLEPAYDLNLESQSHPAWVTTGIADTSTKASEFFEQAENRIWILERTF; this is translated from the coding sequence GTGTCAGACACCTCCGACCTTGATGAATCGCTCCAAACAATAATGGAGTGGGGAAAGTACGAAGCAGCTGCTTATCGGGTTCTCGTTCGATATGGGCCACTTGAGGCGTCAGATGTCGTAGTTCGAGCCGAGATTCCCCAAGGTCGTGTCTATGACATCTTGAACAAGTTACACAGCCAAGATGCGGTCGTGAAACAGGGCATCCAGCCGACGAAATGGGATGCTCAGAATCCACGTAAGCTCATTGAGCCAAACCAGCGGCGGTTCGAAGAAATGGCAGTTGAAGCCATCGAACGTTTGGAGCCTGCCTATGACCTGAATTTGGAATCCCAATCACATCCAGCATGGGTGACGACTGGAATTGCAGATACATCAACCAAAGCAAGCGAATTCTTTGAACAGGCTGAAAATCGAATTTGGATTCTTGAGCGCACTTTTTGA
- a CDS encoding DUF262 domain-containing protein translates to MPTSGFNLSADDYDINEILQGSHQIRVPDYQREYSWSKDQWAELWDDVYALTRERDNHFLGSIVVINNKSEDIKTLELVDGQQRLTTISILLCVIRDRFEAEDDDDYSNLPELVNSNFLQIKNPTTGETHNKLKLNKFHNDDFKRVLDGNFDLIDDSEIKDAYEYYANRIVKTLYSEKNLVSM, encoded by the coding sequence ATGCCGACATCAGGTTTCAATCTTTCAGCCGACGATTACGACATCAATGAGATACTACAAGGGTCTCATCAGATTCGTGTTCCAGATTATCAGAGGGAGTATTCATGGTCGAAAGACCAGTGGGCAGAGTTATGGGATGATGTGTATGCTCTTACCCGTGAGAGAGATAATCACTTCTTAGGTTCGATAGTTGTAATCAATAACAAGAGTGAAGACATCAAAACGTTGGAGCTTGTGGATGGCCAACAAAGACTGACGACTATCTCAATTTTACTCTGCGTTATTAGAGACCGATTTGAGGCTGAAGATGACGATGATTATTCTAATTTACCTGAATTGGTTAACAGCAACTTCTTACAAATAAAGAATCCAACCACAGGAGAGACCCATAATAAATTGAAATTGAATAAGTTCCATAATGATGATTTCAAACGTGTTTTAGATGGGAACTTTGACCTTATTGACGATTCGGAAATCAAGGATGCTTATGAATATTATGCGAATAGAATAGTCAAAACCTTATATTCGGAGAAAAACTTAGTATCGATGTAA
- a CDS encoding helix-turn-helix domain-containing protein — protein MSEEEQNLAHQEKLHKVLSSEVRLRLLMKATESNAISAPKLAKTGDFDITPESIVNNLNQLENVGLLKSKNVRGPGNRPRKEFYIPEDGKTLRFELVPDDYHFSFEDAGVAKF, from the coding sequence GTGTCTGAAGAAGAACAAAATCTAGCTCATCAAGAAAAGCTGCATAAGGTTCTGAGTTCAGAAGTACGGCTTAGACTCTTGATGAAAGCAACAGAGAGTAATGCAATTTCGGCTCCTAAGTTAGCTAAGACTGGTGATTTCGATATTACGCCAGAAAGCATCGTGAACAATCTCAATCAGCTTGAGAATGTGGGACTGTTAAAATCTAAAAATGTGCGCGGCCCCGGTAACAGGCCAAGGAAAGAATTCTATATCCCTGAAGACGGCAAAACACTCCGGTTTGAATTGGTTCCAGACGATTACCACTTCAGCTTCGAAGATGCTGGTGTAGCTAAATTCTGA
- a CDS encoding CBASS oligonucleotide cyclase → MEPTGYRCSEYGAVTASYVYEFEGVGLMGSGIAPPSHPGNQDEHGPGHDESGQTSLDDYADETGPTNRQGKTINERRERLEQILEEEMVIVESHQFGSFTRGTMVGPLSEDSDTDVMFVLSREKHGQWERGENGSSNCLRAVKRVLEKRYPNSNVSIDRNVVSVQFSDFTVDVAPAFKDDTGGYKIPDTYSDGQSWVRTNPRGYKQRFEAIDNARGGKLQKVARVAKKLRENRNIPVSSYHMEVMAYDYVHNHPNKDATTEELTEGFVEELPRRVSRGTRDPVNGDRLDSNMDQANRKEAIRKAKAARKKMREARTRRRDGDSREANEKYGDALGEDID, encoded by the coding sequence ATGGAGCCGACAGGTTACCGCTGCTCTGAGTACGGGGCAGTCACAGCTTCATACGTTTACGAGTTCGAAGGGGTGGGCCTGATGGGGTCTGGTATTGCACCGCCGAGTCACCCTGGAAATCAAGATGAGCATGGGCCAGGCCACGATGAATCCGGTCAGACTTCGTTAGATGATTATGCCGATGAGACTGGTCCTACGAATCGGCAGGGTAAGACAATCAACGAACGTCGTGAGCGGCTGGAACAGATTCTAGAAGAGGAGATGGTGATTGTTGAAAGTCATCAGTTCGGGTCCTTTACGCGCGGAACAATGGTTGGACCTCTTTCGGAAGATTCCGATACAGATGTGATGTTCGTGCTGAGCCGTGAGAAGCACGGCCAATGGGAACGTGGAGAAAATGGGTCAAGTAACTGTCTTCGGGCAGTAAAGCGAGTACTTGAAAAGCGGTATCCTAATTCGAATGTTAGCATCGACCGAAACGTCGTAAGCGTCCAATTCAGTGATTTCACAGTGGACGTTGCACCAGCGTTTAAAGATGACACAGGTGGATACAAAATCCCAGACACGTATAGTGACGGACAGTCTTGGGTACGGACAAATCCACGAGGATACAAGCAACGGTTCGAAGCCATCGATAACGCTCGTGGAGGCAAGCTTCAGAAGGTCGCCCGCGTTGCAAAGAAACTCCGTGAGAATCGGAATATACCGGTCAGTTCGTATCACATGGAGGTGATGGCGTATGATTACGTCCATAATCATCCCAATAAGGATGCCACGACAGAGGAGTTGACCGAGGGATTCGTCGAGGAACTACCTCGTCGAGTTTCGCGGGGTACTCGGGACCCTGTCAATGGGGACCGATTGGACTCGAATATGGACCAGGCGAATCGGAAAGAAGCTATCAGGAAGGCAAAGGCTGCCCGGAAGAAGATGCGTGAGGCGAGAACACGTCGTCGAGACGGAGACAGCAGAGAGGCAAATGAAAAATATGGTGATGCTCTTGGGGAGGATATCGATTGA
- a CDS encoding helix-turn-helix transcriptional regulator yields MALLDACEGDQIEGRTRLQKLVFLMEQELEDDSTASLDSSDYNFIPYDYGPFSKELYDDLDSLEDAGLINMEEEDMADGKVKYSYRLTEEGQSWVQYQLADKSAATAHSLAEDLASEYNGMLLSELIDEVYAEYPEYAKNSVW; encoded by the coding sequence ATGGCACTCTTGGATGCCTGCGAAGGAGACCAAATTGAGGGACGCACACGCCTACAGAAGCTTGTTTTCCTCATGGAGCAGGAGTTAGAAGATGATTCGACTGCATCGCTTGATAGCTCCGATTATAATTTCATCCCCTATGACTATGGGCCATTCTCGAAGGAACTGTACGACGACTTAGATTCACTTGAGGATGCTGGGCTGATTAATATGGAAGAAGAGGATATGGCGGACGGTAAGGTAAAATACAGCTATCGGCTCACAGAGGAAGGTCAGTCGTGGGTCCAGTACCAATTAGCAGATAAGAGTGCTGCCACAGCGCATTCATTAGCGGAGGACCTTGCTTCGGAGTACAACGGAATGTTACTGTCTGAGCTGATTGATGAGGTTTATGCTGAATATCCCGAATATGCCAAGAACAGCGTTTGGTAA